The region CATCACCTCCCGGTGGGCCGTGCCGTAGGAGCGGAGCTTGTCGCCCGCCGACGCACGCACCGCCGAAGCCCACTTGGACGCCGTCCGCTCTTAGAGGCGACGTCTTCAACGCGATCCTCTACATAAACCGCACCGGGATCCCTTGGGAATACCTCCCGCACGACTTCCCGAACCACGGCACCGTCTATGCCTACTACGCCGCGTGGCGCGACGAAGGGGTCTTCGCCCAGCTCAATTACGACCTGACGGGACTGGCCCGGGTCAAGGAAGGGCGCACGTCCGAGCCCACCGCCTCCGTGATCGACACCCAGAGCGTGAAAACCTCCAACAACGTGCCCCTGACCAGCCAGGGAACGGATGCGGCCAAGAAGATCGTCGGAAGGAAGCGCGGCATCCTCACCGACACGATCGGCCTCATCCTCGCCGTGACCGTCACCGCCGCTGGCCTTTCGGAGAACGCCCTGGGGATACGCCTCCTGGACAAGGCGAAGGAGACGTACCCGACCATCTCCAAGAGCTGGGTCGACACCGGCTTCAAGAACGCCGTCGTCGAGCACGGGGCGAAGCTTGGAATCGACGTCGAGGTCGTCAACAGAAACCCTCAAATCCGTGGCTTTCATGTCGTCAAAAGACGCTGGGTGGTGGAGCGGAGTATTGGATGGATCATGATGCACCGCCGCCTCGCCCGCGACTACGAGACCCTCACCGCCAGCTCCGAAGCCATGATCCATATCGCCTCGGTCGACAACCTCGCCAAGCGCATAACGGACGAGACCACCCCAACCTGGCGAGGGACTTACTAGGGCATCAAGGGCAATCTGCCTACTTCAAACGCCCTCTGAGATCGCGGACGCGGTACGCGAGCAGGCCGACCTCGCCGAGCAGCACGTCCGGATGCGCACCAGCACCCAGGTGCAGCTCGAAGCCGCCGAAGAGACCGCGCGCCGGATCCAGGCACTGACCACCGGGCAGCTCGCTGCCGCTCAGCGGGACGTCGAGGCGCACCTGGCGCAGGCCGACCGCGTCCTCACCCAGGCCCGCGCCCAGGCGCAGCAGGTGGCTGTACTGGCTGGTCCCGCCCGGGACGTCGAGCCGGTGGGTACCTCCCTCCCACGCCGTATGCCTCGGCGCCCCTCACGTGATCACCCTGCCCTCCCTGAGCAGCCGCACCCCGTCGGGCCCCTACTGGCTGCGTCCGTCAGCGAGCGACCGACTCGTGCCGACTGGACCGCTTCCCGAGGCCCAACTCCGTGTCGCTGGCGCTGTCCCCCTCATATTCCAGCGACACGGTCCGCTCCCCCGCTGCCAGAACGGATCCGGTTCCGGCAGCGGGGGTCCTTTGAGACGAGATACGGATAATGACGATGCCCACCGACACCGTGGACCGGGGCATGGAGCGGCGCCTGGCGTCTGCCGTTTGGCTGGTCAGGCAGTACATCGCTCAGCACTGCTCACCGGGTGGGCCCCTCCCAAGTGCCCGCTCCCTGGCTCACCATCTTTCGGTGCCGTACAGGACCTTGAAAGCGGCACTTGTCCACCTGGACGGCATCGGCGAAGTCGTCTGGGGCATGCACCAGCGCGGCGAGGTTCTGGCACCCGGCGACGTGCACCCCGACGACGTGGACCTGCTCAGGGAGGTTCAAGCACGGATCAGCGCCGGCATCTACCACCGGGGCCAGGCCATGCCGACCTCAATCCTCGCCGTCGCGCATGGCATCCAACCAAAGTGCATCCCGCGCGCGTTCCGCCACCTGGTGGCCGACGGCACGCTGCACCACGACGAGCACGGCCCCCACGGGCCGGGCTACTACGTCAGCGCCCAACCCCTGCCCCTGCCCTGAAAGGAGTCCTCGGCATGACTAGCCAGCCCAGCACAAACACTAAGCAGCACCCAGTGGACAAAGTGGAGATCATGGCGCTGATGGACTCAGTGCTGGGCTGGGACCTCAGCAGCCGCGACAGGAAACAGCCACCCTCCGAGACCGTCTGTCCGGGACGGACACGACCGGGTGGCGTACCGGCGGCGTAGGGCCGCACTGGAGTCGGTGTTCGTCGCCCGCCGGCTGTCGGCGCCGTGGGCGCTGTGTCCGTCGACCACCGAGGCCGACGTCGTGCGCGAGTGGCTGACGTGGGCGTCGGTCGGGATGGAGGGTGTGGTCTTCAAGAGGCTGGGGGACGCCTACCGCCCGTCGGTGAGGGGCTGGGAGAAATACAAGGTCCGCGAGACGAGCGAGGCGATCGTCTGCGCGGTCACGGGTTCTCCGGCAGTTCTCCGGACGCTGCTGCTCGGCAGGTACAACGACGAAGGCCGCCTTCAGTACGTCGGCCGCACCACCACCCTCGCCCGGGCGGCAGGTGCTGCGGTCGCCGGCCTGCTCATCCAGCGCGGCACGGTCATCCGTGGACAGGCTGGTCGTTCTCCGCAGGGTGGGGCAGCCAGGAAAAGCTGGTCGTCACGCTGGTGGAACCCGAGCTGGTGGTGGAAGTCGCAGTCGATGTCGCCCGCGACGCCTCCAGCCGGTGGCGCCACCCCGCACGCTGGCACCGCGCCCGACCCGACCTCTCCCCCGCCGACGTCAGGTCAGATTTGCAACGCGGATCTGGTGCGCGCTCGCTTCTCACGTCTCCGACGGCCGCGGCTGCTCCGGCGGAACCGAGCTCTCGGCAACCGCCATCCACTGGTCAAGGTCGGCCTGGGTGAACTCTGCCCACGGTGGGATCTCGGGGAGCTGTCGGAGCAGGTCGTAGGCCTCGGGGATTTGCGGACCGCGGAGGACCGGGCAGTGGCAGCCGGCGATGACCTCGGCGTTCAGGTGTTGGAAGTCGGTGACAACCGTCCGGAACTTTTGGGCGTCCACCAGGGCGACCCAGGGGGAGACCAGGCTTCCGCCGAAGAACTGGCCGCCGCGGAATTCGTCTGGCGACAGCGCCGCCATTTCGGGCATAGGGGTCGGCACGTTCGTGGCGAAGGTGTCGACGGCCCACAGGACGTTGGCCTTCGGATCGAAGAGGGCGCGGGTTGTGGGGTTGTCGTACAGGGGCGGTCGCTTGGCGACCAGAGTGCGGTCGCCCGCGTCGATCGTGTCACCGTCGATCATGAAGCGGCACCGGTTGATGGGAGTCTCCCACTCATCGGCCATGCGGCCGATGGAAAACCATGTCGTCAGCAGGGTCGCGTTCGGGCATTCGGCGAGGACCGGCAGAAGGTTGCCGGCGTGGTCGCGGTCGTCGTGGGTGAGGAAGATCCACCGGACATCCAGTGGATCCACGACGGACCAGGCTGCCTCCAGCCACTGGGATCGCACTGCGGGCGCCCCGGTGTCCACGAGGACCGGTTCGGCTCCCCGGATCACCATCGAGTTCATCGGGAAGTGGCCGACCGGCGGGGCCTCGAGAGCCCACGGGATGACGAACGTCTCCTCGGCGATCTTGTACGGCTGCAAAAGGTTGAACGTTTCCATGTCTGTCATCGCTGCTCTCCCTAGGACGGAGTGGTGCAGCATCCATTCCAGTGCAGCCCCGTGCCGGGCCGTCGTCAAACGCGAACTCGTTACGGTCGGCTTCGGTGAGCGACCATGGGTTCCGGCCGGTGTTGGTGGTTTGGGGGCACCGACGGCGCGGTGTCCCAGTACGGGTGGCACCACAGGCGTACGGAGCACGGCGCAGTTCCCTATAACAGGCCAGGCGCACGCCAAGCGGGCATTACTGAGGTTTTCAGGGTGGGGTCGGTGGGTTGATGGCCAGTCTTGTGGCGGTGAGGCAGCCGTCGATGAGACGGGGTCGGAGTTGGATCCTGCGTAACTCGCTGCGGAGCTTGCGGTCGAGGTCGTCGGGTGTGGTGAAAGCGGTGTTGGCCATTGCTCTGCGCACGAGTGACCAGACGGCCTCGACGGGATTCAGGTCGGGTGCATACGGCGGAAGCCGGACGGTGGTGAGCCAGTCGTGTTCGGCCTCGTACCGCTTCAGCCCCGCGGCCAGATGAGTGTTGAGATTGTCCCAGACCACCACGATCGGTCCGTCGAGTTGGATGTGTGCCCGCACCAGGAGGTCGCGATAGTCCTGCCAGGAGAAGCTCTTGCGGGCGCCCTTGAGCAGGAGGTGCGTGCGGGGCCGGTGGATGAGACGGCTCTTCTCGCCGGCCTTGTAGCAACACAGCGCGGCAACCGAGGTCCGGCGGCGGGACCTGCCACGCACGCGGATGACGGGGGTATGCCCGCGCCGGCCCCAGGTGCGGGCACGGGGCGGCGTCATCGAGAAGCCGGCCTCGTCCTCGAAGACGATCCAGGCCCCAGAGGCCGCCGCGAGCCTTTTACCCGGGGCCACACCTCCTTCTTCCACAGCTCCACCGCGTGCTCGTCACGCTCCAGTGCTCTGCGGGCGGGCGCCTGCCAGGACCAGCCGTGCCGTTTCAGTAGCCGCCACACCGTCGCCACCGACAGGCTCACTCGCAGCCGACGGCGGATCACCGCCTGGACCCGGACCAGGGTCCAGCGTTCGTCTTCGAAGCCGTGCGTCGCCGGGCCTTTGCCGAGTTCCTCCTCCAGCACAGTGAACTGGGCATCGGTGATGGCCGGTGAGTTCGCCGGACCCGCAGAACGCAGGCCCTCCATGCCGCCCTCGCGCCAGGCACGGCGCCAGCGTTCCACCGACCGCACGCTCACTCGCAAGTCCTTCGCGATCACCGCGGTCTTCTCACCCGCCGCGAACCGTTGCCCGGCCTGAAGCCGGATCTCCTCACGAAACGCCCGACGCTCAGCGGTCAGGCCCCCACCCTCCGAATACCTCATCCCACCGGCATACCGCAGGGATCATGAACCGTCACCACCCGACGACAACACGAAAATCTCAGTAGATGGAGGGCAGCAGACGGTCGTGTCTCTCATGGAGGGCGTGGGGGCCGTGATGCGCTTGCTGACCTGCTCGCGTGGAAGGACCAGGTATGAACGATGGAGGCCGCCTTCAAGTCGGCCGCACCACCACCCTCGCCCAGGCCGCAGGTGCTGCGGTCGCTGTCCTGCGTGACGACCAGCTTTTCCTGGCTGTCCCACCCTGCGGAGAACGACCAGTCTGTCCACGGATGACCGCGCCGCCCCGCAGCGAGCAGCGTCGCGGGCGACGTCGACGCCGACTTCCACCACCAGTTCGGGTTCCACTACTCCGGCCGGTGGCGGCACCCCGCACGCTGGCACCGCGCCCGCTCCGGCCTCTCCCTCGCCGACGTGCTCCGCCGCGCACTGCGCGCTTACATTGCCGAGAAACTGCCCGACCCGCACGACCACACGTCCGTCCAGACGCCACATCGGACGACTTCCACGAAGCCCTGATCTACGTTGGTGCCGGCCTGCTCCTGGACCAGCTCGGTCAGCACGTCGATGAACGGCTGAGCAGGCGTGCCCGGTTCGATCGCGGCGGCGGCCTGCTTGACGGAGCGGATGAGCGCGCGTCGCGACCAGTACGTCGGTCGCGACGCGCGCTTCGCCATGCCCCCGCGCGCCTAGCTGTAGGGCTGGGCTGTGCCGAGCAAGCCCGCTGATGCCACTCCTGCGAGCGAGGGTGTTCAGGCGGTGGTGCGATTGCCCTGGCGGGCGGTGAGCGCGGCCGCGGCGCTGGGGTAGGCGGGCAGGAAGGTGTCCATCCCGGTGAGGCTGAGCAGTCGGTCAAGCCGGTCGGGGATGGTCGCCAGGGTCAGGGAGCCGTCGGCGTCCCTGGCGCAGCGCCAGATGCCGACGAGGGCTCCCAGGCCGGAGGAGTCGCAGAAGGTGACGCCGGACAGGTCGGCGACCAGGTCGGGGTGTCCGGCTGCGATGAGTTCCAGGGCGCGGGCTCGTACGGCGGGTGCGGTGGTGATGTCGAATTCGCCGGACAGTGCGATCACGGCCAGGGCGCCGTCGGTGTGCGGCACGTCGATGTGGAATGCGTCGGTCATGGGAGTCGGTTCTCCTGCCGGACAGAGGTGTCGGCGGGTGCGGTCGGGGCGGCGGCGCTGTGAGCGGTGGTGATGATGCCGGCGGGAGCGGCATCGGGGGTGGGGACGGACAGGGCGAGCAGGGCCACGTCGTCGCGTTCGGTGTCGGGGAGGATGTCCAGGAGCGCGACGGTGTCGTCGATCAAGGCGCCGGCGCTGACCGGTGCCTGCCGCTGGGCCAGGAAGTCGGTCAGGCCTGTGTCGGCGAGCATGTGGCCGTCGGCCGTGCGGGCCTCGGTCAGCCCGTCGGTGTAGAGCAGCAGTCCGTGGCCGGGTGCCAGGTGCAGGGTGCGTGAGGCGAAGGCTGCTTCGGCGAACGCGCCGACCAGCATGCCGCCCTTGGCGCGGGCCGCCTCGACCCGTACACCGCCGCCCTGGGTGGGGCTGAGGTGGTAGGCAGGCGGGTGACCGCCAGTGGCCAGTGTGACCGTGAAACCGCCTTCCCCGGCCGGGTCGAGCAGGCCGAAGACGGCGGTGCAAAAGCGCGTCCCGACCGCCGCGTCCAGCAGCAGCGCCGTGTTCAGGGCCTTCAGCGCGGCCATCGGGTCCGCGTCGACGACAGCCACGACCCTGCGAGCGCGGCCTTCGATCAAGTCGTCTTCGACTTCCGCCCGGGCGTTCGGGCTGAACTACTCGCCCGTCAGCGAGATGGTTGGGCTGAGTGCCTCTCGGTTGCACGCATCCTGGACGAGCACCTCTCTGGGTCCGTTCCCGCGGTGGAAGGCTTGGCCCAGCGCATCGAATTCCTGACGCCACCGGATGAGCTGATCGTGACGGCCCAGAACTTGCCCTTTCTCCAGGTAGAGAAAGCTGTCTTCAAGGCAATGCCTCCCGGCCCCCACAACGCGGCCACCCGCCGGATGGCCGACAACATCGCCGCCTTCGAGAGGGCCAACACCCCGGACACATCCAACTGAGGATGCTCACCGCAGGCATCCACAGGCTCCGGGCGCCTCCCTCAGCCACCCTGCGCGGCACCAGGGCCATCGGCATCAAGTTCGACAAGGAGACATGCCGCCCCTGCCCGGTGCGCGACCAGTGCACCCGCTCGAAGACCGGCGGCCGGACCCTCTCCCTGCAACCCCGCGAGCTGCAAGAAGTCCTCGACCACGCCCGCCTCCAGCAGAGCGACGAGCAGTGGCGAGCCAAGTACGGAAAACGCGCGGGCATCGAGGGCACCATCCACCAAGCCGTCGCGGTCACCGGGATAAGACGTGCCCGCTACCTCGGTCTCCAGAAGACCCACCTGGAACACGTCTTCTCCGCCGTTGCACTCAACCTCATTCGCCTCGATGCCTGGTGGAACGGGACCGCACCCGCGTCAGCCACCTGGCCCGCCTCGACCTCTCACTCACCGCGTGACCGTGACAGCCCTCGCGGGCGATATTCCGAGAGGGAATCGACCTGGGTGTTCGCCGCTACTCGATGACTGCCGTCGCCGTCCCGTAACTGGAATCGGTCATGAACGCCGCTTCGTACTTCTGGCCCGTCGCGACGCGCTTGTCCCTCTTGAAGTAGTCGTAGTGCATCGCGCCGAACCTGTAGGTGCCCTGTGACGTGCACGGCACCTGTTCCGTGAAACCGCTCAGTGCTTCACCCAGGACGACCACGTTGAAAATCTCGCCAGGTACAAGGCACGTACCGCTCCAGTAACTGACCGCGTCGGCCGGGCTGGGAGTGCCGCCCAGCCCGTCGAAGTGGAGCGTCCACTCCGCCGCCTTGCCCCTGACGGGCGCTGCCTGCGCTGTCGCTGGAATGCCAGCGAGGACAGCCACAGCCGCCGTACCGGCCAGAGCGCGTGACGTGCGATTCATGAGGAAACCGCCTTCCATCCCCGGACCGCCTGAGGCACTTGGATAAAGATCCCCACATCGCGCCCTCCAAGATCCCGAAGCAGTTGCAGTTCACCCACGACGGGGCGCCCATCCGGCCCGGCCCCGCGCTCGGCAAGGGGCTACCCACCGGTCTTGCGGCTGGTGACGATCCTGCCGGCT is a window of Streptomyces agglomeratus DNA encoding:
- a CDS encoding MBL fold metallo-hydrolase; amino-acid sequence: MTDMETFNLLQPYKIAEETFVIPWALEAPPVGHFPMNSMVIRGAEPVLVDTGAPAVRSQWLEAAWSVVDPLDVRWIFLTHDDRDHAGNLLPVLAECPNATLLTTWFSIGRMADEWETPINRCRFMIDGDTIDAGDRTLVAKRPPLYDNPTTRALFDPKANVLWAVDTFATNVPTPMPEMAALSPDEFRGGQFFGGSLVSPWVALVDAQKFRTVVTDFQHLNAEVIAGCHCPVLRGPQIPEAYDLLRQLPEIPPWAEFTQADLDQWMAVAESSVPPEQPRPSET
- a CDS encoding IS630 family transposase (programmed frameshift), which encodes MRYSEGGGLTAERRAFREEIRLQAGQRFAAGEKTAVIAKDLRVSVRSVERWRRAWREGGMEGLRSAGPANSPAITDAQFTVLEEELGKGPATHGFEDERWTLVRVQAVIRRRLRVSLSVATVWRLLKRHGWSWQAPARRALERDEHAVELWKKEVWPRVKGSRRPLGPGSFFEDEAGFSMTPPRARTWGRRGHTPVIRVRGRSRRRTSVAALCCYKAGEKSRLIHRPRTHLLLKGARKSFSWQDYRDLLVRAHIQLDGPIVVVWDNLNTHLAAGLKRYEAEHDWLTTVRLPPYAPDLNPVEAVWSLVRRAMANTAFTTPDDLDRKLRSELRRIQLRPRLIDGCLTATRLAINPPTPP
- a CDS encoding STAS domain-containing protein, producing the protein MTDAFHIDVPHTDGALAVIALSGEFDITTAPAVRARALELIAAGHPDLVADLSGVTFCDSSGLGALVGIWRCARDADGSLTLATIPDRLDRLLSLTGMDTFLPAYPSAAAALTARQGNRTTA
- a CDS encoding PP2C family protein-serine/threonine phosphatase, which encodes MIEGRARRVVAVVDADPMAALKALNTALLLDAAVGTRFCTAVFGLLDPAGEGGFTVTLATGGHPPAYHLSPTQGGGVRVEAARAKGGMLVGAFAEAAFASRTLHLAPGHGLLLYTDGLTEARTADGHMLADTGLTDFLAQRQAPVSAGALIDDTVALLDILPDTERDDVALLALSVPTPDAAPAGIITTAHSAAAPTAPADTSVRQENRLP
- a CDS encoding transposase, with the translated sequence MLTAGIHRLRAPPSATLRGTRAIGIKFDKETCRPCPVRDQCTRSKTGGRTLSLQPRELQEVLDHARLQQSDEQWRAKYGKRAGIEGTIHQAVAVTGIRRARYLGLQKTHLEHVFSAVALNLIRLDAWWNGTAPASATWPASTSHSPRDRDSPRGRYSERESTWVFAATR